One window of the Staphylococcus equorum genome contains the following:
- a CDS encoding MarR family winged helix-turn-helix transcriptional regulator, giving the protein MENENINQTIEEAITKFQFVMLHLNKEIVEMIKETGLGNFLSREQIEAMRIIQTEGKVTINALAMLQNIFKTAASKRIVKLEEMGYVERAYTDNKRIKLVKLSTEGETFLKKANSVMIEAVKERIGDKFTTDEVHEFVDQLSRLNDAFKAHKN; this is encoded by the coding sequence ATGGAAAATGAAAACATCAATCAAACGATAGAAGAAGCCATTACCAAATTTCAGTTTGTTATGTTGCATTTAAATAAAGAAATTGTAGAAATGATAAAGGAAACAGGTTTAGGTAATTTTCTATCAAGAGAACAAATTGAAGCAATGAGAATAATACAAACTGAAGGTAAAGTGACGATTAATGCACTTGCAATGTTGCAAAATATATTTAAAACGGCAGCTTCTAAACGTATCGTTAAATTAGAAGAAATGGGCTACGTTGAAAGAGCCTATACAGATAATAAACGTATTAAATTAGTTAAACTCAGTACAGAAGGGGAGACTTTTTTAAAAAAGGCAAATTCAGTTATGATTGAAGCTGTTAAAGAACGTATAGGTGACAAATTTACAACAGATGAAGTACATGAGTTTGTAGACCAATTGTCGCGTCTTAATGACGCATTTAAAGCACATAAAAACTGA
- a CDS encoding YhgE/Pip family protein — MFNEFKFIFRNKMLIVSLIAIALIPLIYVALFVGSIWDPYDKTDQLEISIVNQDESAKLNGEKITIGDDLVDELKDNEDFKFQAVSEKKAAHELEKGNSVGTIIVPKDASKNATTLLDENPKKINLETQVNPGSSYTGSQTAQKAIDTVTDTIKDDIRENYLTEIFASTKKSEDGYQDTSDALGEMSNAESQLIDGNQQVSDGLQQLVPAVGQPAQQLLSGNDQVTDGLNQLQENNDQLKAKLDEAITSQQDVSLEDDNEKALNNVTKINENNPTEADNYGETIVPYMASVSLFVGAVSFSAIYPLRKTLNKGVSSTKQALGKLLLYLLQGSLSALFMSSWVIFAFNMSIDNVGQFLLVSFLWAIAAITITSFLALFLDRIGLFLSMLLLILQLSSSEGMFPIELSASFFRWIHPFSPMSYAIQGYREAIFTNAGHFDFSFIVILLSAIIIGMILLQFLVLLWFNKREKVPFSVEFK, encoded by the coding sequence ATGTTTAATGAATTTAAATTTATATTCAGAAATAAAATGTTGATCGTATCTCTTATAGCCATAGCACTTATCCCTCTAATTTATGTGGCACTATTTGTAGGCTCAATTTGGGACCCATATGATAAGACAGATCAATTGGAAATATCTATTGTAAATCAAGACGAATCAGCCAAATTAAATGGTGAAAAAATAACAATTGGCGATGATTTAGTAGATGAATTAAAAGATAATGAGGATTTTAAATTCCAAGCAGTTTCCGAGAAAAAAGCTGCACATGAATTGGAAAAAGGTAATAGTGTGGGAACAATTATTGTACCTAAAGACGCATCTAAAAATGCAACGACATTACTAGATGAAAATCCTAAAAAAATTAATTTAGAAACGCAAGTTAATCCGGGATCAAGTTACACGGGTAGTCAAACTGCTCAGAAAGCAATTGATACAGTAACAGACACAATTAAAGATGATATTCGTGAAAATTACTTAACTGAAATATTTGCGAGTACGAAAAAATCAGAAGATGGTTATCAAGATACATCTGACGCACTAGGCGAAATGTCTAATGCAGAGTCACAATTAATTGATGGTAATCAGCAAGTCAGTGATGGCTTGCAACAATTAGTCCCAGCCGTAGGACAACCTGCACAGCAATTATTATCAGGTAATGACCAAGTTACTGATGGTTTAAATCAATTACAGGAAAATAATGACCAATTAAAAGCTAAGTTAGATGAAGCAATCACGAGTCAGCAAGATGTTTCACTTGAAGATGACAATGAAAAAGCATTAAATAATGTAACGAAAATAAATGAAAATAATCCTACTGAGGCTGACAATTATGGCGAAACAATTGTACCTTATATGGCGAGTGTAAGTTTATTTGTTGGAGCAGTGTCATTTAGTGCGATTTATCCATTGAGAAAAACATTAAACAAAGGCGTTTCCTCAACTAAACAAGCTCTTGGTAAGCTATTACTTTATCTTCTGCAAGGTAGTTTATCAGCATTGTTTATGAGTAGTTGGGTTATATTTGCATTCAATATGTCGATTGACAACGTAGGCCAGTTCCTATTAGTGAGCTTCTTATGGGCTATTGCTGCAATAACGATTACGTCATTCTTAGCATTATTCTTGGATAGAATTGGATTATTCTTATCCATGTTATTACTCATATTACAATTGAGTTCAAGTGAAGGTATGTTCCCAATTGAACTTTCAGCCAGTTTCTTTAGATGGATTCATCCATTTTCTCCAATGTCCTATGCGATTCAAGGATATAGAGAAGCAATCTTTACCAATGCCGGACACTTTGACTTTAGTTTCATTGTAATACTATTAAGTGCTATTATTATTGGAATGATATTATTACAATTCTTAGTGCTATTATGGTTTAACAAGAGAGAAAAAGTTCCGTTTTCAGTGGAATTTAAATAA
- a CDS encoding DUF4064 domain-containing protein — MIKRTTERVLTWIGIALQLIGVVLIAVFIPMIGNNEVKETVIQQMMADDPSFSYEDGTNIFGMLSSLLTAGLVLSIVILIIAIIGAILINKKAKAAGILLILVGVISFLGNWINAILWIVAGVMLLVRKPKQPIHGEGEMYNDNKQDAVNESYERSNSNQDQDLKDFDDLDGKTKQDYNDPYKY; from the coding sequence ATGATAAAAAGAACAACTGAACGCGTACTCACATGGATAGGTATTGCATTGCAATTAATTGGTGTAGTTCTTATCGCAGTTTTCATACCAATGATAGGTAACAATGAGGTGAAAGAAACAGTCATTCAACAAATGATGGCAGATGATCCAAGCTTCTCATATGAAGATGGTACAAATATCTTCGGTATGTTGAGTAGTTTATTAACAGCAGGCTTGGTTTTATCTATAGTAATTTTGATCATTGCAATCATTGGAGCTATTTTAATAAATAAAAAAGCTAAAGCAGCCGGAATCTTACTTATTCTAGTAGGTGTCATTTCATTCTTAGGAAACTGGATAAATGCGATATTATGGATTGTTGCAGGTGTTATGTTATTAGTGAGAAAACCAAAACAACCGATTCATGGTGAAGGTGAAATGTATAATGACAATAAACAAGACGCAGTGAATGAGTCATATGAAAGATCTAATTCTAATCAAGATCAAGATTTAAAAGACTTTGATGATTTAGATGGAAAAACGAAACAAGATTATAATGATCCATATAAATACTAA